The genomic interval AAGTATGCATCTTAAAATGTTAGAAAAAATAATACCTAAAAACCAATTTACAAGAATACATAGATCCTATATTGTACCTCAAGAATCTATTAGTACTATTTATGGTAATACAATTCAAATTGGTGAAAATATTCAATTACCAATTGGTAGCACGTATAAGGAAAATTTATTACAGAAATTAAATATAAAAAAGTAGGGTTACTTTATATATTTAAAACCCAAAACCAAATTGAAATCCAATACGCATACCATCTTCACTATTAAAAGCAGAAAGATTTGCGGTCATCATATCAGCTAGATTTATAAAGAACCCACCACCTACAGAAGTATTCCATTTATTCTGATTTAACGACGGATTAGTCACAAATTTGTTATCAATCCATACACTTCCATAATCAAAACCACCATAAAAACCTAAACTAATGGGAAGTATATTTGTTTTTAATCGGGTAAAATTCCAACGGATATCTGTAGATTGAACAAAAGCACTTTTACCTGTAAATCGCTGATTTCTATATCCTCTCAAACCATTACTAGCTCCTAAATTTGCAGCTTGATAAAATTCGAACCCTTCTCCTAAATTTACTTGAGTACTTAAATTGGTGGCTAACACTAAAAGTCCACTCGAAACTAATTTATAGTCAAAACCTAAATCTGCATTTAAATATCCAAAACCTTTACTTGTACTTACATTGTTTTTATATCCTAATAACAAACCAAATTGCATTCCTAGCGTTGGAAATGCCTCATTATCTTTATGCCTAAAACCATAGAAAGTTTCTCCTCCATAAAAATCTTGTTGATCGAAAACTACATGATTAATAGGCAACGTTTTTGCTAAAAAGCGATTGTTGGTACGATCTACTTCATTAGATTCATAAAAAACACTCGCTATAAAACTTGCTCCATAATTTCCGTTCCAAATTAATGAAGGCTTTAGTTTAAAAGTTCTAATTTTAATACGATTATAATCTCTATCTACATCAATGCCATCACTTGTATCTGCATGATGATTTTCAGTACTATTCCCAAATCCAAAGAAGTTCATAGCATAATTTGGGCTATTAAAAGTAGCTTCAATACCAAGATTATAATTTCCAAAAACATTAGTAAACTCTCCTTTGTATCCTAATTCATAACCACTTGTTGCAAAATAATAAGCGCTAGAAATAATATGTTGTGTTGTAAACGGGTTGCGCTCAAATCCAGAACTTGTATATGTGTAATTAACTCCAACTTTTAACCCATCATCAGGATTAGAACCGATGGTTGGTGAAAATTGCCCTAAACTATTTTTTAGTTTTTTATAATCATACACATTTGTTTCGTAATCGTCAGTGAGTTTAATTCTTGCTTTTTTAGCTTCAGTTATGGTATTCTTTTTAGATGTATAATCATAAATAAAAACCTTTCCGCCTTCAAGAACTTTATAAGTATCGTTATGTTGCCCACCTATTAAACGAATTTTAATCTTAGTACTTTTTCCTAAAACTTCAAATACATCTTCATCATCTAAGCCATAAATCCAAATTTCTTTAGTTTCATTTGGATCATAGGTTCGTTGATGAAATATTTTCCCTTTTTCACCTTTCTTTATAGTGTTTACAAGAATTTCTAAGCTTCCATCATCGTTACAAGTAATTGTAAAGTAATCATCTTTATTAGTTCCTTTAAGTACTGAAAACGAATTAACTAATTTATAATAACGATCTGATATTTTTTGAAGGTTCCCTCTCCTAGCCTTTAATGTTCTTTTTATTTCATCAATATTTTGGTCTCTAACTTCTTTTGGGAAATTTAAAAATGCTTTTTCAATTACGGCATCAGTAACACCATCTTGTATTTTTTTAACTTGCGCATCCCAAACGGTTTTATCAGCTTGTTGAATAAACTCCATATCTAACGGATACGGTTCTACATTTACGCCTTTTACATCCACTAAATCATCATCATATTTACGAAGTAACCCAGCTACTGGTAATAATTTTACAGCAGCATTCAATAAAAAACCATCAGACATAATAGAAAACGCCTGATCTCTATCTCTTGGCATTGGTCTATATACTTTTTTTCCATTCTCTTTAAACTCTATCCAACGCCATTGATCTTGATGTCTGTCCCAATCGCCAATCAACATATCAAACAAACGAGCTCGAATGTAAGAAGCCTCATCAATCGTAAAATCAACATCCTTATGGAGTTTTTTCATCACATCATCAGTACTCAATAACTTATTTTGATGTCCAAAACTAGCCAATTCACTATGTCCTTCAGATGTATGCTCCTCAATCATGTATAATTCATCTCCAAACTCATTATTATAGCTCCCTAAGGCATTTTGCTTCGGAATGTAGTATAACTTAGGATTTGTATGATAAACGCCAGCAGCGTCTGATAAATCGCCAATAGTAAATGGTGCATACGGATGTGAGCCAGCAAAAACATCTAATAAAAAATCTTCGGTTTCTGTATTATTGAATTGTCCTTCGATATATTGATCTTTAAACATAACCGCTTGTAAATACTGTACCGCATTTTTACGCAAAGCACGCATCACATATTGTGCACCCGTTTTGGTTTTTAATCGTAAAGATCTAGACTGATTTCCACCGCCTTTTCTAACAATACTAACGCCACCATACAACGTATCTAAATTAACTGTTGGCGCTTTAACTGGTGTGCTATATACATTTCGATACCGATTTCCCCATAAAAATTTGTAAATACTAGATTTTGTAGTTTCTTCTTTTGAATAAATTGACGCTGCTTTTTCTTTTGGAAAATTAATTGGATATGTTGTAAAATCTTTCTTCTGATTCGGTTTTAACACTTCCGTCTGATAGACAATTTTATCATCATCCGCAGAAAAAAAACTCACAAATGAAGATCCATCTTTAAATACATCTAACCTAGCATAACCAGAGGTTCCGTAAGAAAACTGACCACCACCAATATTTCTAGTTGGAGAAACTTTAGAGCCAGAACCGCTAATAATTTGATGTAAATTGTCTTCAATAATATACTGTAAGCTATGTTCATGTCCAGAAACAAAAACTACTTTCTTATTTTCTTGTGAGATCGTAATTATTCGTTTTTTTAACTGACCGTAGATTTTATTTTGTAGGTCAGTATTCACAACACCGCCAGTTTTTCTAATCATGTTTTTTAATGATCCTAATAACGGTAAAGGTTTCATGTAATCTTTACATGAATATTGACCACCATGAGGTCCATTGGTGTACATTGGGTGATGTAACGCTACAATAGTAGTTTTTCCTCTCGATTTTTTTATCAAGCTTTTATATTCATCAAAAAAACGTGCGCGGGTTTTAATATCACATTTAGCGTTAATCGTTGGGTGTTTATCCCAATTTTCTATATACCACTGGGTATCTATTAGAATTAATTCAATATCCTTAGAAATATGAATGTTTTCAATGGGGCAACCATTTTCTGGAAGAAAAGATTTTTTACCCAAGATAGCTTCTACATATTTTTCTTGTCTTTTCACTCCTTTTATTCCACCACTATACCAATCGTGATTCCCTGGAATAAAAATAGCGTTCCCTTTAAAGTTTTCTGCTGTACCTGCTTGAGTATTTAATTGATGTTCTGCAAATTCTCTATTCTCTGCCCCTTTTTTTGGCATTCCATCTTCATAAATGTTATCGCCTAAAAAGATAGCAGTACTATTCTTAGGTGCTTTGTTTAAAGCTAATCTAAAGGCTTTTAAAGTTTTAGTAGTTGTTCCTAATGGCGAATTTCCTCCATCACCAATTAAATAAAATGAATGCTCTAATTCTTTATCTGGAAAGGAAGTTGCTATATTAGATTTAGAATATTGAGGTTTAAAAGTAGCACACCCACTAAACAAAAGCAAGGTTATAACTTTTAAAAAAATAGTAGAGTTTATTTTCATATTTAAAATACAAAAGCTTAGTTGTATTTAATGCTCTAAAATTACATTTATTTAGAAAAATATACGTTTTTAAATTGATGTAATTCTTACTTTTTTCTTTTTTAATCTTGAGTTATTTAAGTTCTCTATCAAATTATCAGCAACCGTAATAGGAACAGCTACAAATGCGCAATCTTGTTTTAACTCTATAATACCAAGCTGATCTTTAGTTAAATTTCCTTTCTTTAAAAACAAACCTGCAATATCTCCTTTAGAAATTTTATCTTTTCTACCACCAGAAATAAATAAGGTTGTCCAAAAATTTGGTTTTCTTTCTGATTGCTTGCTAATATCTTGAATTGCTGTTTTTACTATAAAATCAGGTAAACGTTCCTCTTTCCATTTTAAAACATAAGCGGTTCCTTTTGCAGAAACTCTTGCGGTTCGTCCGTTTCTATGAGTAAACTCTTCTTTATACAACGGTAATTCGAAATGAATAATGAATTTCATTTCAGGGACATCAATACCACGAGCAGCAAGATCTGTTGCTATTAATAATTGATTGGTTCCGTTTCTAAATTTAATTAAAGAACGTTCTCTATCTTTTTGCTCCATCCCGCCATTAAAACAACCATGACTTATATTTTTACTCTCCAAGAAACTACTTACAGTTTGTATACTATCTTTTAAATTACAAAAAATAATTCCTTGTTGATTTCCAACATGATTTAATAAATGCAATAGTGTATTTAGTTTATTTTTTGAAGGAGAAATCACCGTTTTAATTGTTAATTTCGATTGCTTAGTCCCTAAGTAATTAATGATTTTTCGTTGATTAACATTAACAAAGACTGGGATTTCAACTCCCTGTGTTGCAGATGTTAATATTCGTTTACTTAAAGTAGATAATTGATTTATAACCCCTCTCATTTCATACTCAAATCCAACTTCTAAAGATTTATCAAATTCATCTAAAATTAAGGTTTTAATAAATTCTTTTGAAAAACGATCATTGGCAAAATGATCTGAAATTCTACCTGGTGTACCAATTAAAATTGCTGGTAAATGCTTTAATTCAATTTTATCTTTAGACATGGGTCTACCACCATACACAGCATTTACTTTATATCCAGAGCCCATAGAACGAATTACTTGTTCTATTTGTATAGCTAATTCTCTAGAAGGCACCAAAATTAAAGCTTGTATTTCATTAGATTCTTTATCTAGCGATGCTAATAACGGTAAAGCAAAAGCTACTGTTTTACCGGTACCTGTAGGTGATAAAAGAATGGTGTTTTCATTTTCATTAATCGCAGCAATAGCTTCCTCTTGCATAGGATTTAGCTCATAAATATTTAACTTTCTTAATATTTCTTCTTGCCCTTTAATTTGATTTGCCATTACTTGTTTAGTTATTTAAAACAAAAAGCTCTCAAAAATGAGAGCTTTTAATTTATTATATGCTTTTTATAAACTTATATTTTCTTTACTCTTACAGCATTCATACCTCTTTGCCCCTTTTCTAATTCAAAAGAAACTTTATCATTTTCTGTAATTTCATCAATAATACCACTTACGTGTGTAAAATACTTTTCGTTATTTTCTGTATCAATAATAAAACCAAAACCTTTAGAAGAATCAAAGAAAGAAACTTTTCCTTTTCTAATAGGATCTTCTTCTGGTAAATCTTCTTTTTTAGTAACAGAAATCTGAATATCTTCTAACTCGTATTCAACCTTTAATTCTGGATCTGGTGGCGTATCTGTTAAATTACCATTATGATCTACATATGCAAACTGAATACCTTTACTTCCTCCTTCTTCTTTCTCCAATTTCCGAGCCTCCATTTTCTTCTTCTTGTCCTCACGTTTTTTTAAACGTTTCTTCTCTTTTTCACTTTTATTATAGGTCTGCTGCGATTTTGCCATATTTATAGTAAGATATTTTGTAAATAATATTTTACAAAGATATGATTTTACTTTGGACTAATAAAGGTTTCATATGAATTTTGGTAGTTGAAAACCCCAGAAAACCTAATTATAGGTTCTAAATTTTTGTTTCTAATTTTAAGAACTCTAAATTTGTTTAATAAATTATTCCTATGAAAGTTCCTCCAATAAAAATTTACCTTGTTTTATTTGCTATCTCTTTTTTTTACGGATGTAAGAGTAATTCTGTAAAATTTAACTCAACAAAAGATGATACGATTAATGAGTTTAGAAAAAACTTGTCCATAAAAAAGCATCGAGTAAAATCGTTACGCACTAAAAAAAGTGCAGATGAATGTATTTCTTTATTAAATAATGATGGTCTTTTTATCGATTTAAAAGATAAAAGTGATTTAATTCTTACAGATGATTGGATACAAAATATCTCAGAAAAAAAACAGCGTGATGGAGGAAAATTTCTTACTGAAGCTTTTAATAGACTGTGGAGAATAGCTGAAAAGTATCGCTCTAAAAACATAGATGTCAATAATTTAACTGAAACTCAGAAAAAACTATTTAAAGGAATTGCTTTTTATGCCAACTTAGAACAAAGAAGACCAGATACGTTTGGAAGGTTTCATTCATCATGCTTCGCTATTCCAAATGCAGCTGTAAATATCTATTTCGCTCTTGTTGATGCTATGGATACAATTGAAAATGATAAAAACGTACATGCTGATTTAACACTATTAAATAAAAGCATTAAAGAAATTGCCATGCAATCTTGGACAAAGCCAAAAAGAGATGATGAAACCGATGATAATATTGTAAGTGTTTCACGTTTTAGAAATCACGTTTGGTGGGTTGGCGGAAATGCATTAGCCTACAGATCATTATTGCCTGCAGCAGTTATGATGAAATCTACTAAAATGATTGATGTACTTCAAGAGGTTGCCATAAAATCACTTTCAAGTGTTTCACATAATACTTATGATACTGCTTTTTGGAATGAAGGTTTTACCGCAGATGGTGCAGGTTGGGGTCACGGAAAACAATCTTTAGTTTGGGGATATCCTATTGACGGAACATATAATGCTTTAAAATTATTATCAAAATTTAAGGACACACCTTGGGATGCAAATCTTTCACAAGAAAACTTAGCACCCATTTTCAACTATCTTCAAGGCTCTTCTTGGTATTATTATAAAGGTTTTGAGCTACCTTGTTTAGGAAGAAAAAGCATGGTTTACAGAAAGAAAAAGCAAATTATTAAAAGTTTTTTATTGGTGAAATCTTTACTCAATAATTTTAAAGACGATTTAACGAAGGAACAAATTAACGAATTAGAAGATTTTCAAAGTGATACTAAAAAGTTTCATATAACAATGAACAACCACCCTGAAAAACAGTATTCAGGAAGTCGATGGTTTTTTAATAATGATGATTTAGTACAGAAAACCGAGAATCATTCTACTATTTTAAATATGGCTTCTATTCGATGTGATGGTAGTGAAAGTGCCTTATTTCATGATCGTTATAATTATTTCACAAATGACGGTTTAACGTTGTTTTTTAGAAATGGAAACGAATATCAAGAAGCGATGGGTGGTTGGAATTTAACAGCTATTCCTGGGGTAACCAGTAGACAAGGAGAAGAAAACTTAGTGCCTATAACCAATTGGAGAGGTTTTATTAGTAAGCATAATTTTGCAACTGCCGCAACTAGTGGAAGTAAAAATGCAGCAGCAGGGTTTATTTTTGAAAAAATGAATGCTTCAGCTAAAGAAGGTGTAAATGATAGAGTTGGTTTAAAATTTGACACTGATTTTATTTACAATGTAAAAGCACATAAGTCTTATTTCTTTTTAGGTGATTATATGTTGGCATTAGGCTCCGGAATTACAAATAATACTCCAGAAGTAAAAGGTAATATTTGGACAACCATAGATCAAACTTTATGGAATAACACTGTTTCTTCTAATTCAATAGCTACAGGTGAGATTACTTTAGATGATAAAAGCTTTTCTCAAGAGCTTTCAAACACATCTGAAAACATTATTTGGACTTCACAAAAAGGTGGATTCTCTTATGGTATTTTACAAAATCACACCACAGGAAACGTAGTATTACAAACTGAACATAGAGCCACAAAGTGGCAAGAACTAAACGGTTTAAATAAAAAAAGAAAAGACCTTCCAAAAAACATTGATATCTTTCAATTAGCGATAAATCACGGTCAAAATATCACCAATGGAACTTATGGTTATTTGGTTTATTTTGGTGATGAAAAACCTCAACAAGCTTTTAATAATCAAACAATTAAAGTTTTATCAAATACCACTAAATTACAAGC from Lutibacter sp. Hel_I_33_5 carries:
- a CDS encoding metallophosphoesterase; translation: MKINSTIFLKVITLLLFSGCATFKPQYSKSNIATSFPDKELEHSFYLIGDGGNSPLGTTTKTLKAFRLALNKAPKNSTAIFLGDNIYEDGMPKKGAENREFAEHQLNTQAGTAENFKGNAIFIPGNHDWYSGGIKGVKRQEKYVEAILGKKSFLPENGCPIENIHISKDIELILIDTQWYIENWDKHPTINAKCDIKTRARFFDEYKSLIKKSRGKTTIVALHHPMYTNGPHGGQYSCKDYMKPLPLLGSLKNMIRKTGGVVNTDLQNKIYGQLKKRIITISQENKKVVFVSGHEHSLQYIIEDNLHQIISGSGSKVSPTRNIGGGQFSYGTSGYARLDVFKDGSSFVSFFSADDDKIVYQTEVLKPNQKKDFTTYPINFPKEKAASIYSKEETTKSSIYKFLWGNRYRNVYSTPVKAPTVNLDTLYGGVSIVRKGGGNQSRSLRLKTKTGAQYVMRALRKNAVQYLQAVMFKDQYIEGQFNNTETEDFLLDVFAGSHPYAPFTIGDLSDAAGVYHTNPKLYYIPKQNALGSYNNEFGDELYMIEEHTSEGHSELASFGHQNKLLSTDDVMKKLHKDVDFTIDEASYIRARLFDMLIGDWDRHQDQWRWIEFKENGKKVYRPMPRDRDQAFSIMSDGFLLNAAVKLLPVAGLLRKYDDDLVDVKGVNVEPYPLDMEFIQQADKTVWDAQVKKIQDGVTDAVIEKAFLNFPKEVRDQNIDEIKRTLKARRGNLQKISDRYYKLVNSFSVLKGTNKDDYFTITCNDDGSLEILVNTIKKGEKGKIFHQRTYDPNETKEIWIYGLDDEDVFEVLGKSTKIKIRLIGGQHNDTYKVLEGGKVFIYDYTSKKNTITEAKKARIKLTDDYETNVYDYKKLKNSLGQFSPTIGSNPDDGLKVGVNYTYTSSGFERNPFTTQHIISSAYYFATSGYELGYKGEFTNVFGNYNLGIEATFNSPNYAMNFFGFGNSTENHHADTSDGIDVDRDYNRIKIRTFKLKPSLIWNGNYGASFIASVFYESNEVDRTNNRFLAKTLPINHVVFDQQDFYGGETFYGFRHKDNEAFPTLGMQFGLLLGYKNNVSTSKGFGYLNADLGFDYKLVSSGLLVLATNLSTQVNLGEGFEFYQAANLGASNGLRGYRNQRFTGKSAFVQSTDIRWNFTRLKTNILPISLGFYGGFDYGSVWIDNKFVTNPSLNQNKWNTSVGGGFFINLADMMTANLSAFNSEDGMRIGFQFGFGF
- a CDS encoding DEAD/DEAH box helicase, coding for MANQIKGQEEILRKLNIYELNPMQEEAIAAINENENTILLSPTGTGKTVAFALPLLASLDKESNEIQALILVPSRELAIQIEQVIRSMGSGYKVNAVYGGRPMSKDKIELKHLPAILIGTPGRISDHFANDRFSKEFIKTLILDEFDKSLEVGFEYEMRGVINQLSTLSKRILTSATQGVEIPVFVNVNQRKIINYLGTKQSKLTIKTVISPSKNKLNTLLHLLNHVGNQQGIIFCNLKDSIQTVSSFLESKNISHGCFNGGMEQKDRERSLIKFRNGTNQLLIATDLAARGIDVPEMKFIIHFELPLYKEEFTHRNGRTARVSAKGTAYVLKWKEERLPDFIVKTAIQDISKQSERKPNFWTTLFISGGRKDKISKGDIAGLFLKKGNLTKDQLGIIELKQDCAFVAVPITVADNLIENLNNSRLKKKKVRITSI
- a CDS encoding cold-shock protein encodes the protein MAKSQQTYNKSEKEKKRLKKREDKKKKMEARKLEKEEGGSKGIQFAYVDHNGNLTDTPPDPELKVEYELEDIQISVTKKEDLPEEDPIRKGKVSFFDSSKGFGFIIDTENNEKYFTHVSGIIDEITENDKVSFELEKGQRGMNAVRVKKI
- a CDS encoding polysaccharide lyase family 8 super-sandwich domain-containing protein, which codes for MKVPPIKIYLVLFAISFFYGCKSNSVKFNSTKDDTINEFRKNLSIKKHRVKSLRTKKSADECISLLNNDGLFIDLKDKSDLILTDDWIQNISEKKQRDGGKFLTEAFNRLWRIAEKYRSKNIDVNNLTETQKKLFKGIAFYANLEQRRPDTFGRFHSSCFAIPNAAVNIYFALVDAMDTIENDKNVHADLTLLNKSIKEIAMQSWTKPKRDDETDDNIVSVSRFRNHVWWVGGNALAYRSLLPAAVMMKSTKMIDVLQEVAIKSLSSVSHNTYDTAFWNEGFTADGAGWGHGKQSLVWGYPIDGTYNALKLLSKFKDTPWDANLSQENLAPIFNYLQGSSWYYYKGFELPCLGRKSMVYRKKKQIIKSFLLVKSLLNNFKDDLTKEQINELEDFQSDTKKFHITMNNHPEKQYSGSRWFFNNDDLVQKTENHSTILNMASIRCDGSESALFHDRYNYFTNDGLTLFFRNGNEYQEAMGGWNLTAIPGVTSRQGEENLVPITNWRGFISKHNFATAATSGSKNAAAGFIFEKMNASAKEGVNDRVGLKFDTDFIYNVKAHKSYFFLGDYMLALGSGITNNTPEVKGNIWTTIDQTLWNNTVSSNSIATGEITLDDKSFSQELSNTSENIIWTSQKGGFSYGILQNHTTGNVVLQTEHRATKWQELNGLNKKRKDLPKNIDIFQLAINHGQNITNGTYGYLVYFGDEKPQQAFNNQTIKVLSNTTKLQAAATKNKEIIGAVFYDKSEELVIDANWKITTSAPSSLLLEKERNGYKITVTDAEMNKNLTSIKLKSTVEFKGNNVLKEGNWFTITIDLPKGELLGKPATVFLKL